Proteins from a genomic interval of Lycium ferocissimum isolate CSIRO_LF1 chromosome 2, AGI_CSIRO_Lferr_CH_V1, whole genome shotgun sequence:
- the LOC132046050 gene encoding B3 domain-containing protein Os07g0563300 isoform X3: MMSSNVCFNNNCKELVEKTRKGWRRRTGEFADLCDRCGSAYDDGKFCETFHLNSSGWRSCESCGKQIHCGCIVSFHTFVLLDAGGIECISCARKSFILPERIKDVNNWNPIAGSGPVPWRQAPSLFNGSTIQNELQHKASFLEATGSINMLSLGERPSASSSENNIKDSCEKLMNGKLKIGLPGTLENGHAGLNREEPPKSCISGPRQLSYANNDLSAPSFCLTVGSACKNEPTDHSKVSVSVPQQTTLSTPLGKQLGGHAKVDCAGEMQVRNSKTRGDGRGKHHLLPRYWPRISDQELQQLSGVSNSVITPLFEKMLSASDAGRIGRLVLPKKCAEAYFPPISNPEGLPLKMQDLKGKEWLFQFRFWPNNNSRMYVLEGVTPCIQSMQLQAGDIVTFSRIEPEGKLVMGCRKASTITADQGSEACSSGNGVAANGNVSTKSTKFSEEVPANSTKKGFSSITHVAAADSTSARAETKVSDDLVKESLGNNRSICCKRKGSTPGSKSKRLRIDNEDLIELKVTVVQAQGLMRPPSSGASTVIVIEGCEIEEYEQDAPIIGRPTIPQIDHLGEKIQWVQCEDCFKWRKVPDSAVLPSRWICSENSWDPERSVCSAVQELTADHLRDLLPHNNKASKKKKTSKQEMDLVEHLDGLDALANLAILEEGETLPASSQATTKHPRHRPGCTCIVCIQPPSGKGPKHEQSCDCIVCKSVKRRFKTLMLKREKKLSEKEAEAEVACQKLQPPLAGQLLDADDIQEPIEDAGHFSPQHRELNNEGSVDDPSYLNEKKFSASPYKGEIDLNAKPERDDELSPGSDSGSMMRILQDAAEQYVRHCGNGSFVGNQKNGDGAGETNPSNCVIVSGSHQTDVDHNRPLPIGTAASLAPNDQ; the protein is encoded by the exons ATGATGTCGTCGAATgtttgtttcaacaacaacTGCAAAGAGTTAGTTGAAAAGACAAGAAAAGGTTGGCGTCGTCGTACTGGAGAGTTTGCTGACTTATGTGATCGTTGCGG TTCTGCTTATGACGATGGCAAATTTTGTGAGACTTTTCACCTCAACTCTTCTGGATGGAGATCTTGCGAGTCTTGTGGAAAG CAAATCCATTGTGGATGCATTGTCTCTTTCCATACATTCGTTCTGTTGGATGCTGGAGGTATTGAGTGCATATCCTGTGCTAGGAAAAGTTTTATTTTG CCTGAAAGAATTAAAGACGTCAACAATTGGAATCCGATAGCTGGTTCTGGTCCTGTTCCATGGCGTCAAGCACCGAGTTTATTTAATGGTTCCACCATTCAAAATGAGTTGCAGCACAAGGCATCCTTTCTTGAAGCCACAGGTAGCATCAACATGCTTAGTCTTGGTGAGAGACCATCTGCCTCGTCCTCTGAAAACAACATTAAGGACTCCTGTGAAAAGTTGATGAATGGAAAGCTGAAGATTGGGTTACCAGGAACACTTGAAAATGGACATGCTG GTCTTAATCGTGAGGAGCCACCTAAATCTTGTATAAGTGGTCCACGACAATTATCTTATGCAAACAATGATCTTTCTGCTCCCAGCTTTTGCTTGACAGTAGGTTCTGCTTGCAAAAATGAACCAACTGATCACAGTAAGGTTTCTGTTAGTGTGCCACAACAAACCACACTTTCAACTCCTTTGGGGAAGCAGCTTGGTGGTCATGCTAAAGTGGATTGTGCTGGAGAAATGCAAGTGCGGAATTCGAAAACCCGTGGAGATGGGAGAGGAAAGCATCATTTACTTCCTCGTTACTGGCCTCGCATATCGGATCAAGAGCTACAACAATTATCTGGAGT TTCAAATTCTGTGATAACTCCTTTATTTGAAAAGATGCTAAGTGCTAGTGATGCTGGCAGGATAGGACGGTTAGTATTGCCTAAGAAATGTGCTGAG GCCTATTTTCCACCAATTTCTAATCCAGAAGGGTTGCCTCTCAAGATGCAAGATCTGAAAGGGAAGGAATGGCTGTTTCAGTTCAGATTTTGGCCTAATAATAACAGCCGTATGTATGTCTTGGAAGGGGTGACTCCTTGTATACAGTCGATGCAATTGCAAGCAGGTGACATAG TAACATTCAGTAGGATAGAACCAGAAGGAAAGTTGGTCATGGGGTGCAGAAAGGCTTCAACTATTACCGCAGATCAG GGAAGTGAAGCTTGCAGTAGCGGCAACGGTGTTGCTGCAAACGGGAATGTCAGTACTAAAAGTACTAAGTTCTCTGAAGAAGTTCCGGCAAATTCTACTAAAAAAGGCTTTTCTTCAATCACTCATGTTGCTGCAGCAGATTCAACAAGTGCCAGGGCTGAAACTAAAGTATCGGATGATTTGGTTAAGGAATCATTAGGAAACAATCGTTCTATTTGTTGTAAGAGGAAGGGTAGCACCCCGGGTTCAAAAAGCAAACGACTGAGGATTGACAATGAGGACTTGATAGAGCTGAAGGTCACAGTGGTACAAGCCCAAGGGTTGATGCGTCCACCTTCAAGTGGTGCTTCAACAGTAATTGTGATAGAAGGCTGTGAAATTGAAGAATACGAG CAGGATGCACCAATTATTGGAAGGCCCACAATCCCTCAGATAGATCATTTGGG TGAAAAAATACAGTGGGTACAATGTGAGGACTGTTTCAAGTGGCGAAAAGTTCCTGACAGTGCTGTCCTTCCATCGAGATGGATCTGTTCAGAGAACTCATGGGACCCCGAGAG GTCTGTGTGTTCAGCAGTTCAAGAATTAACAGCAGATCATCTGAGGGACCTACTACCTCATAATAATAAAG CttccaagaaaaagaagacttCTAAACAGGAAATGGACTTGGTTGAGCATCTGGACGGGCTTGATGCACTTGCTAATCTCGCTATCCTAGAAGAGGGAGAAACTCTTCCAGCATCATCACAAGCCACAACAAAGCACCCGCGTCATAGACCTGGGTGTACATGCATTGTCTGCATTCAGCCCCCAAGTGGAAAAGGTCCTAAGCACGAGCAATCATGTGATTGCATCGTCTGTAAATCAGTAAAGCGTCGTTTCAAAACATTGATGTTGAAGCGTGAAAAAAAGTTATCAGAGAAAGAAGCAGAAGCAGAAGTTGCTTGTCAAAAGCTGCAGCCGCCATTGGCTGGTCAATTGCTTGATGCTGATGACATTCAAGAACCTATTGAAGATGCAGGGCATTTTAGCCCACAGCATCGAGAGCTGAACAATGAGGGTTCTGTTGATGATCCCAGTTACCTTAATGAGAAGAAATTTTCTGCTTCACCATATAAAGGTGAAATTGACCTGAATGCTAAGCCAGAGAGGGACGACGAGCTTTCACCAGGCTCCGATTCTGGCAGCATGATGCGCATACTCCAAGATGCTGCAGAGCAATACGTCAGGCATTGTGGGAATGGAAGTTTCGTGGGTAACCAGAAAAATGGAGATGGTGCTGGGGAGACAAATCCGAGTAATTGTGTTATTGTTAGTGGTAGTCATCAAACTGATGTAGATCATAATAGGCCTTTACCCATAGGCACTGCTGCGTCTTTGGCACCTAATGACCAGTAG
- the LOC132046050 gene encoding B3 domain-containing protein Os07g0563300 isoform X2, whose translation MMSSNVCFNNNCKELVEKTRKGWRRRTGEFADLCDRCGSAYDDGKFCETFHLNSSGWRSCESCGKQIHCGCIVSFHTFVLLDAGGIECISCARKSFILTPNPAWPPPSLFLPLQPERIKDVNNWNPIAGSGPVPWRQAPSLFNGSTIQNELQHKASFLEATGSINMLSLGERPSASSSENNIKDSCEKLMNGKLKIGLPGTLENGHAGLNREEPPKSCISGPRQLSYANNDLSAPSFCLTVGSACKNEPTDHSKVSVSVPQQTTLSTPLGKQLGGHAKVDCAGEMQVRNSKTRGDGRGKHHLLPRYWPRISDQELQQLSGVSNSVITPLFEKMLSASDAGRIGRLVLPKKCAEAYFPPISNPEGLPLKMQDLKGKEWLFQFRFWPNNNSRMYVLEGVTPCIQSMQLQAGDIVTFSRIEPEGKLVMGCRKASTITADQGSEACSSGNGVAANGNVSTKSTKFSEEVPANSTKKGFSSITHVAAADSTSARAETKVSDDLVKESLGNNRSICCKRKGSTPGSKSKRLRIDNEDLIELKVTVVQAQGLMRPPSSGASTVIVIEGCEIEEYEDAPIIGRPTIPQIDHLGEKIQWVQCEDCFKWRKVPDSAVLPSRWICSENSWDPERSVCSAVQELTADHLRDLLPHNNKASKKKKTSKQEMDLVEHLDGLDALANLAILEEGETLPASSQATTKHPRHRPGCTCIVCIQPPSGKGPKHEQSCDCIVCKSVKRRFKTLMLKREKKLSEKEAEAEVACQKLQPPLAGQLLDADDIQEPIEDAGHFSPQHRELNNEGSVDDPSYLNEKKFSASPYKGEIDLNAKPERDDELSPGSDSGSMMRILQDAAEQYVRHCGNGSFVGNQKNGDGAGETNPSNCVIVSGSHQTDVDHNRPLPIGTAASLAPNDQ comes from the exons ATGATGTCGTCGAATgtttgtttcaacaacaacTGCAAAGAGTTAGTTGAAAAGACAAGAAAAGGTTGGCGTCGTCGTACTGGAGAGTTTGCTGACTTATGTGATCGTTGCGG TTCTGCTTATGACGATGGCAAATTTTGTGAGACTTTTCACCTCAACTCTTCTGGATGGAGATCTTGCGAGTCTTGTGGAAAG CAAATCCATTGTGGATGCATTGTCTCTTTCCATACATTCGTTCTGTTGGATGCTGGAGGTATTGAGTGCATATCCTGTGCTAGGAAAAGTTTTATTTTG ACACCAAATCCTGCCTGGCCGCCACCTTCACTTTTCCTTCCTCTGCAGCCTGAAAGAATTAAAGACGTCAACAATTGGAATCCGATAGCTGGTTCTGGTCCTGTTCCATGGCGTCAAGCACCGAGTTTATTTAATGGTTCCACCATTCAAAATGAGTTGCAGCACAAGGCATCCTTTCTTGAAGCCACAGGTAGCATCAACATGCTTAGTCTTGGTGAGAGACCATCTGCCTCGTCCTCTGAAAACAACATTAAGGACTCCTGTGAAAAGTTGATGAATGGAAAGCTGAAGATTGGGTTACCAGGAACACTTGAAAATGGACATGCTG GTCTTAATCGTGAGGAGCCACCTAAATCTTGTATAAGTGGTCCACGACAATTATCTTATGCAAACAATGATCTTTCTGCTCCCAGCTTTTGCTTGACAGTAGGTTCTGCTTGCAAAAATGAACCAACTGATCACAGTAAGGTTTCTGTTAGTGTGCCACAACAAACCACACTTTCAACTCCTTTGGGGAAGCAGCTTGGTGGTCATGCTAAAGTGGATTGTGCTGGAGAAATGCAAGTGCGGAATTCGAAAACCCGTGGAGATGGGAGAGGAAAGCATCATTTACTTCCTCGTTACTGGCCTCGCATATCGGATCAAGAGCTACAACAATTATCTGGAGT TTCAAATTCTGTGATAACTCCTTTATTTGAAAAGATGCTAAGTGCTAGTGATGCTGGCAGGATAGGACGGTTAGTATTGCCTAAGAAATGTGCTGAG GCCTATTTTCCACCAATTTCTAATCCAGAAGGGTTGCCTCTCAAGATGCAAGATCTGAAAGGGAAGGAATGGCTGTTTCAGTTCAGATTTTGGCCTAATAATAACAGCCGTATGTATGTCTTGGAAGGGGTGACTCCTTGTATACAGTCGATGCAATTGCAAGCAGGTGACATAG TAACATTCAGTAGGATAGAACCAGAAGGAAAGTTGGTCATGGGGTGCAGAAAGGCTTCAACTATTACCGCAGATCAG GGAAGTGAAGCTTGCAGTAGCGGCAACGGTGTTGCTGCAAACGGGAATGTCAGTACTAAAAGTACTAAGTTCTCTGAAGAAGTTCCGGCAAATTCTACTAAAAAAGGCTTTTCTTCAATCACTCATGTTGCTGCAGCAGATTCAACAAGTGCCAGGGCTGAAACTAAAGTATCGGATGATTTGGTTAAGGAATCATTAGGAAACAATCGTTCTATTTGTTGTAAGAGGAAGGGTAGCACCCCGGGTTCAAAAAGCAAACGACTGAGGATTGACAATGAGGACTTGATAGAGCTGAAGGTCACAGTGGTACAAGCCCAAGGGTTGATGCGTCCACCTTCAAGTGGTGCTTCAACAGTAATTGTGATAGAAGGCTGTGAAATTGAAGAATACGAG GATGCACCAATTATTGGAAGGCCCACAATCCCTCAGATAGATCATTTGGG TGAAAAAATACAGTGGGTACAATGTGAGGACTGTTTCAAGTGGCGAAAAGTTCCTGACAGTGCTGTCCTTCCATCGAGATGGATCTGTTCAGAGAACTCATGGGACCCCGAGAG GTCTGTGTGTTCAGCAGTTCAAGAATTAACAGCAGATCATCTGAGGGACCTACTACCTCATAATAATAAAG CttccaagaaaaagaagacttCTAAACAGGAAATGGACTTGGTTGAGCATCTGGACGGGCTTGATGCACTTGCTAATCTCGCTATCCTAGAAGAGGGAGAAACTCTTCCAGCATCATCACAAGCCACAACAAAGCACCCGCGTCATAGACCTGGGTGTACATGCATTGTCTGCATTCAGCCCCCAAGTGGAAAAGGTCCTAAGCACGAGCAATCATGTGATTGCATCGTCTGTAAATCAGTAAAGCGTCGTTTCAAAACATTGATGTTGAAGCGTGAAAAAAAGTTATCAGAGAAAGAAGCAGAAGCAGAAGTTGCTTGTCAAAAGCTGCAGCCGCCATTGGCTGGTCAATTGCTTGATGCTGATGACATTCAAGAACCTATTGAAGATGCAGGGCATTTTAGCCCACAGCATCGAGAGCTGAACAATGAGGGTTCTGTTGATGATCCCAGTTACCTTAATGAGAAGAAATTTTCTGCTTCACCATATAAAGGTGAAATTGACCTGAATGCTAAGCCAGAGAGGGACGACGAGCTTTCACCAGGCTCCGATTCTGGCAGCATGATGCGCATACTCCAAGATGCTGCAGAGCAATACGTCAGGCATTGTGGGAATGGAAGTTTCGTGGGTAACCAGAAAAATGGAGATGGTGCTGGGGAGACAAATCCGAGTAATTGTGTTATTGTTAGTGGTAGTCATCAAACTGATGTAGATCATAATAGGCCTTTACCCATAGGCACTGCTGCGTCTTTGGCACCTAATGACCAGTAG
- the LOC132046050 gene encoding B3 domain-containing protein Os07g0563300 isoform X1 translates to MMSSNVCFNNNCKELVEKTRKGWRRRTGEFADLCDRCGSAYDDGKFCETFHLNSSGWRSCESCGKQIHCGCIVSFHTFVLLDAGGIECISCARKSFILTPNPAWPPPSLFLPLQPERIKDVNNWNPIAGSGPVPWRQAPSLFNGSTIQNELQHKASFLEATGSINMLSLGERPSASSSENNIKDSCEKLMNGKLKIGLPGTLENGHAGLNREEPPKSCISGPRQLSYANNDLSAPSFCLTVGSACKNEPTDHSKVSVSVPQQTTLSTPLGKQLGGHAKVDCAGEMQVRNSKTRGDGRGKHHLLPRYWPRISDQELQQLSGVSNSVITPLFEKMLSASDAGRIGRLVLPKKCAEAYFPPISNPEGLPLKMQDLKGKEWLFQFRFWPNNNSRMYVLEGVTPCIQSMQLQAGDIVTFSRIEPEGKLVMGCRKASTITADQGSEACSSGNGVAANGNVSTKSTKFSEEVPANSTKKGFSSITHVAAADSTSARAETKVSDDLVKESLGNNRSICCKRKGSTPGSKSKRLRIDNEDLIELKVTVVQAQGLMRPPSSGASTVIVIEGCEIEEYEQDAPIIGRPTIPQIDHLGEKIQWVQCEDCFKWRKVPDSAVLPSRWICSENSWDPERSVCSAVQELTADHLRDLLPHNNKASKKKKTSKQEMDLVEHLDGLDALANLAILEEGETLPASSQATTKHPRHRPGCTCIVCIQPPSGKGPKHEQSCDCIVCKSVKRRFKTLMLKREKKLSEKEAEAEVACQKLQPPLAGQLLDADDIQEPIEDAGHFSPQHRELNNEGSVDDPSYLNEKKFSASPYKGEIDLNAKPERDDELSPGSDSGSMMRILQDAAEQYVRHCGNGSFVGNQKNGDGAGETNPSNCVIVSGSHQTDVDHNRPLPIGTAASLAPNDQ, encoded by the exons ATGATGTCGTCGAATgtttgtttcaacaacaacTGCAAAGAGTTAGTTGAAAAGACAAGAAAAGGTTGGCGTCGTCGTACTGGAGAGTTTGCTGACTTATGTGATCGTTGCGG TTCTGCTTATGACGATGGCAAATTTTGTGAGACTTTTCACCTCAACTCTTCTGGATGGAGATCTTGCGAGTCTTGTGGAAAG CAAATCCATTGTGGATGCATTGTCTCTTTCCATACATTCGTTCTGTTGGATGCTGGAGGTATTGAGTGCATATCCTGTGCTAGGAAAAGTTTTATTTTG ACACCAAATCCTGCCTGGCCGCCACCTTCACTTTTCCTTCCTCTGCAGCCTGAAAGAATTAAAGACGTCAACAATTGGAATCCGATAGCTGGTTCTGGTCCTGTTCCATGGCGTCAAGCACCGAGTTTATTTAATGGTTCCACCATTCAAAATGAGTTGCAGCACAAGGCATCCTTTCTTGAAGCCACAGGTAGCATCAACATGCTTAGTCTTGGTGAGAGACCATCTGCCTCGTCCTCTGAAAACAACATTAAGGACTCCTGTGAAAAGTTGATGAATGGAAAGCTGAAGATTGGGTTACCAGGAACACTTGAAAATGGACATGCTG GTCTTAATCGTGAGGAGCCACCTAAATCTTGTATAAGTGGTCCACGACAATTATCTTATGCAAACAATGATCTTTCTGCTCCCAGCTTTTGCTTGACAGTAGGTTCTGCTTGCAAAAATGAACCAACTGATCACAGTAAGGTTTCTGTTAGTGTGCCACAACAAACCACACTTTCAACTCCTTTGGGGAAGCAGCTTGGTGGTCATGCTAAAGTGGATTGTGCTGGAGAAATGCAAGTGCGGAATTCGAAAACCCGTGGAGATGGGAGAGGAAAGCATCATTTACTTCCTCGTTACTGGCCTCGCATATCGGATCAAGAGCTACAACAATTATCTGGAGT TTCAAATTCTGTGATAACTCCTTTATTTGAAAAGATGCTAAGTGCTAGTGATGCTGGCAGGATAGGACGGTTAGTATTGCCTAAGAAATGTGCTGAG GCCTATTTTCCACCAATTTCTAATCCAGAAGGGTTGCCTCTCAAGATGCAAGATCTGAAAGGGAAGGAATGGCTGTTTCAGTTCAGATTTTGGCCTAATAATAACAGCCGTATGTATGTCTTGGAAGGGGTGACTCCTTGTATACAGTCGATGCAATTGCAAGCAGGTGACATAG TAACATTCAGTAGGATAGAACCAGAAGGAAAGTTGGTCATGGGGTGCAGAAAGGCTTCAACTATTACCGCAGATCAG GGAAGTGAAGCTTGCAGTAGCGGCAACGGTGTTGCTGCAAACGGGAATGTCAGTACTAAAAGTACTAAGTTCTCTGAAGAAGTTCCGGCAAATTCTACTAAAAAAGGCTTTTCTTCAATCACTCATGTTGCTGCAGCAGATTCAACAAGTGCCAGGGCTGAAACTAAAGTATCGGATGATTTGGTTAAGGAATCATTAGGAAACAATCGTTCTATTTGTTGTAAGAGGAAGGGTAGCACCCCGGGTTCAAAAAGCAAACGACTGAGGATTGACAATGAGGACTTGATAGAGCTGAAGGTCACAGTGGTACAAGCCCAAGGGTTGATGCGTCCACCTTCAAGTGGTGCTTCAACAGTAATTGTGATAGAAGGCTGTGAAATTGAAGAATACGAG CAGGATGCACCAATTATTGGAAGGCCCACAATCCCTCAGATAGATCATTTGGG TGAAAAAATACAGTGGGTACAATGTGAGGACTGTTTCAAGTGGCGAAAAGTTCCTGACAGTGCTGTCCTTCCATCGAGATGGATCTGTTCAGAGAACTCATGGGACCCCGAGAG GTCTGTGTGTTCAGCAGTTCAAGAATTAACAGCAGATCATCTGAGGGACCTACTACCTCATAATAATAAAG CttccaagaaaaagaagacttCTAAACAGGAAATGGACTTGGTTGAGCATCTGGACGGGCTTGATGCACTTGCTAATCTCGCTATCCTAGAAGAGGGAGAAACTCTTCCAGCATCATCACAAGCCACAACAAAGCACCCGCGTCATAGACCTGGGTGTACATGCATTGTCTGCATTCAGCCCCCAAGTGGAAAAGGTCCTAAGCACGAGCAATCATGTGATTGCATCGTCTGTAAATCAGTAAAGCGTCGTTTCAAAACATTGATGTTGAAGCGTGAAAAAAAGTTATCAGAGAAAGAAGCAGAAGCAGAAGTTGCTTGTCAAAAGCTGCAGCCGCCATTGGCTGGTCAATTGCTTGATGCTGATGACATTCAAGAACCTATTGAAGATGCAGGGCATTTTAGCCCACAGCATCGAGAGCTGAACAATGAGGGTTCTGTTGATGATCCCAGTTACCTTAATGAGAAGAAATTTTCTGCTTCACCATATAAAGGTGAAATTGACCTGAATGCTAAGCCAGAGAGGGACGACGAGCTTTCACCAGGCTCCGATTCTGGCAGCATGATGCGCATACTCCAAGATGCTGCAGAGCAATACGTCAGGCATTGTGGGAATGGAAGTTTCGTGGGTAACCAGAAAAATGGAGATGGTGCTGGGGAGACAAATCCGAGTAATTGTGTTATTGTTAGTGGTAGTCATCAAACTGATGTAGATCATAATAGGCCTTTACCCATAGGCACTGCTGCGTCTTTGGCACCTAATGACCAGTAG